From Lagenorhynchus albirostris chromosome 15, mLagAlb1.1, whole genome shotgun sequence, one genomic window encodes:
- the NTHL1 gene encoding endonuclease III-like protein 1 isoform X1 encodes MNAVGVRMVTRSRSRGPGASQQGSREKPAPLRREEAAAEGRKSYSPVKRQRKAQRLNVAYEASEGEKGEGVEHLQSPAWEPQDWRQQLENIRTMRSGKDAPVDQLGVEHCYDLSAPPKVRRYQVLLSLMLSSQTKDQVTAGAMQRLRARGLTVDSILQMDDSTLGTLIYPVGFWRNKVKYIKQTSAILQQRYDGDIPASLAELVALPGVGPKMAHLAMAVAWGTVSGIAVDTHVHRIVNRLRWTRKATKSPEETRRALEEWLPRELWSEINGLLVGFGQQTCLPLHPRCQACLNRALCPAAHGL; translated from the exons ATGAATGCGGTGGGCGTGAGGATGGTGACCCGCAGCCGGAGCCGGGGACCCGGGGCCAGTCAGCAAGGAAGTAGGGAGAAGCCCGCGCCGCTCCGGAGAGAAGAGGCGGCTGCAG AAGGTAGGAAAAGCTACAGCCCTGTGAAGCGTCAGCGGAAGGCTCAAAGACTGAATGTGGCCTACGAggcctcagaaggtgagaaaggagaGGGGGTCGAGCATCTCCAGTCACCAGCCTGGGAGCCTCAGGACTGGCGGCAGCAGCTGGAGAACATCCGGACCATGAGGAGTGGAAAGGACGCGCCTGTGGACCAGCTGGGGGTTGAACACTGCTATGACCTCAGCGCACCCCCGAAG GTGCGGAGGTACCAGGTGTTGCTGTCACTGATGCTCTCCAGCCAGACCAAGGACCAGGTGACAGCAGGCGCCATGCAGCGGCTGCGGGCCCGGGGCCTGACAGTGGACAGCATCCTGCAGATGGATGACAGCACACTGGGCACGCTCATCTATCCTGTGGGCTTCTGGAGG AACAAGGTGAAGTACATCAAGCAGACCAGTGCTATCCTGCAGCAGCGCTATGATGGGGACATCCCAGCCTCCTTGGCAGAGCTGGTGGCACTGCCAGGCGTCGGGCCCAAGATGGCACATTTGGCCATGGCAGTGGCCTGGGGCACTGTGTCAGGCATTG CAGTGGACACACACGTGCACAGAATCGTAAACCGACTCAGATGGACCAGGAAGGCAACCAAGTCCCCGGAGGAGACCCGCAGGGCACTGGAAGAGTGGCTGCCCAG GGAGCTGTGGAGCGAGATCAATGGACTGCTGGTGGGCTTTGGCCAGCAGACTTGCCTGCCCCTCCACCCGCGCTGCCAGGCCTGCCTCAACCGGGCCCTGTGCCCAGCTGCACACGGACTCTGA
- the NTHL1 gene encoding endonuclease III-like protein 1 isoform X2: MRSGKDAPVDQLGVEHCYDLSAPPKVRRYQVLLSLMLSSQTKDQVTAGAMQRLRARGLTVDSILQMDDSTLGTLIYPVGFWRNKVKYIKQTSAILQQRYDGDIPASLAELVALPGVGPKMAHLAMAVAWGTVSGIAVDTHVHRIVNRLRWTRKATKSPEETRRALEEWLPRELWSEINGLLVGFGQQTCLPLHPRCQACLNRALCPAAHGL; encoded by the exons ATGAGGAGTGGAAAGGACGCGCCTGTGGACCAGCTGGGGGTTGAACACTGCTATGACCTCAGCGCACCCCCGAAG GTGCGGAGGTACCAGGTGTTGCTGTCACTGATGCTCTCCAGCCAGACCAAGGACCAGGTGACAGCAGGCGCCATGCAGCGGCTGCGGGCCCGGGGCCTGACAGTGGACAGCATCCTGCAGATGGATGACAGCACACTGGGCACGCTCATCTATCCTGTGGGCTTCTGGAGG AACAAGGTGAAGTACATCAAGCAGACCAGTGCTATCCTGCAGCAGCGCTATGATGGGGACATCCCAGCCTCCTTGGCAGAGCTGGTGGCACTGCCAGGCGTCGGGCCCAAGATGGCACATTTGGCCATGGCAGTGGCCTGGGGCACTGTGTCAGGCATTG CAGTGGACACACACGTGCACAGAATCGTAAACCGACTCAGATGGACCAGGAAGGCAACCAAGTCCCCGGAGGAGACCCGCAGGGCACTGGAAGAGTGGCTGCCCAG GGAGCTGTGGAGCGAGATCAATGGACTGCTGGTGGGCTTTGGCCAGCAGACTTGCCTGCCCCTCCACCCGCGCTGCCAGGCCTGCCTCAACCGGGCCCTGTGCCCAGCTGCACACGGACTCTGA